From Streptomyces asiaticus, one genomic window encodes:
- the galT gene encoding galactose-1-phosphate uridylyltransferase translates to MKKTATRLADGRELIYYDARDDAVRDAVDQRPLDPIATRSEIRHDRLLGDRVAIASHRQARTYHPPADECPLCPSREGRHSEIPASDYDVVVFENRFPSLAGDSGRCEVVCFTSDHDASFADLDVEQAALVLDAWTDRTAELAQHPAVEQVFCFENRGKEIGVTLGHPHGQIYGYPFVTPRTRLMLRSLGEHRVATGRNLFDDVVADELADGRRVVLDGEHWVAFVPYAAHWPYEVHLYPKRRVPDLPALDEAARTEFPQMYLELLKRFDRIFGEGEPPTPYISAWHQAPYRMTDRGEFALHLELFTIRRTSGKLKFLAGSESGMNVFINDVPPEAAAERLREVASK, encoded by the coding sequence CGCGACGACGCGGTGCGCGACGCCGTCGACCAGCGGCCGCTCGACCCCATCGCGACCCGCTCGGAGATCCGGCACGACCGGCTGCTCGGCGACCGGGTGGCGATCGCCTCCCACCGGCAGGCCCGCACCTACCACCCGCCGGCCGACGAATGTCCGCTGTGCCCCTCCCGCGAGGGGCGGCACAGCGAGATCCCCGCCTCCGACTACGACGTCGTGGTCTTCGAGAACCGCTTCCCGTCGCTGGCCGGTGACTCGGGCCGGTGCGAGGTCGTGTGCTTCACCTCCGACCACGACGCCTCCTTCGCCGACCTCGACGTCGAACAGGCCGCTCTGGTGCTCGACGCCTGGACCGACCGCACCGCCGAGCTGGCCCAGCACCCCGCCGTCGAACAGGTCTTCTGCTTCGAGAACCGCGGCAAGGAGATCGGCGTCACCCTCGGCCATCCGCACGGCCAGATCTACGGGTATCCCTTTGTGACCCCTCGTACACGGCTGATGCTCCGTTCGCTCGGCGAGCACCGTGTGGCCACCGGTCGGAATCTGTTCGATGATGTGGTCGCCGATGAGCTGGCCGACGGGCGCCGGGTGGTGCTCGACGGCGAGCACTGGGTCGCGTTCGTGCCGTACGCCGCCCACTGGCCCTACGAGGTGCACCTCTACCCGAAGCGGCGGGTCCCGGACCTGCCGGCGCTGGACGAGGCCGCGCGCACAGAGTTTCCACAGATGTATCTGGAACTCTTGAAGCGCTTCGACCGGATTTTCGGCGAGGGTGAGCCGCCCACGCCCTACATCTCCGCCTGGCACCAGGCGCCGTACCGCATGACCGACCGCGGTGAATTCGCACTTCACCTCGAGCTTTTCACCATCCGCCGCACTTCCGGCAAGCTGAAGTTTCTCGCGGGTTCCGAATCCGGCATGAATGTGTTCATCAACGATGTGCCGCCGGAGGCCGCGGCCGAGCGACTGCGAGAGGTAGCGAGCAAGTGA
- the galE gene encoding UDP-glucose 4-epimerase GalE — translation MSNAQQKKYLVTGGAGYVGSVVAAHLLEAGHRVTVLDDLSTGHRAGVPEGAEFIEGRIQDAAKWLDPTYDGVLHFAAFSQVGESVVNPEKYWVNNVGGTTELLAAMRDAGVRTLVFSSTAATYGEPDQVPITEDLPTAPTNPYGASKLAVDHMISGECAAHGLAAVSLRYFNVAGAYGAYGERHDPESHLIPLVLQVAQGRREAISVFGDDYATPDGTCVRDYIHVADLADAHLLALGAAARPSPTTTLNGGAARRGVNPGEHLICNLGNGNGFSVREVIETVRQVTGHPIPEIAAPRRGGDPAVLVASAERAKERLGWRPTRADLAGIVADAWEFAQRRESQ, via the coding sequence GTGAGCAATGCGCAGCAGAAGAAGTACCTGGTCACCGGCGGTGCCGGCTATGTCGGCAGCGTGGTCGCGGCGCATCTGCTCGAAGCCGGGCACCGGGTGACGGTGCTGGACGACCTCTCCACCGGCCACCGCGCCGGGGTCCCCGAGGGCGCGGAGTTCATCGAGGGCCGCATCCAGGACGCCGCCAAGTGGCTCGACCCCACCTACGACGGCGTGCTGCACTTCGCGGCGTTTTCCCAGGTCGGCGAGTCCGTCGTCAACCCCGAGAAGTACTGGGTCAACAATGTGGGCGGCACCACGGAGCTGCTCGCCGCGATGCGCGACGCCGGGGTGCGCACCCTCGTCTTCTCCTCCACCGCCGCCACCTACGGCGAGCCCGACCAGGTCCCGATCACCGAGGACCTCCCGACCGCGCCCACCAACCCCTACGGGGCCAGCAAGCTCGCCGTCGACCACATGATCAGCGGTGAGTGCGCCGCCCACGGCCTGGCCGCGGTCTCCCTGCGGTACTTCAACGTCGCGGGCGCCTACGGGGCGTACGGCGAGCGCCATGACCCCGAGTCGCACCTCATCCCCCTGGTGCTCCAGGTCGCCCAGGGCCGCCGGGAGGCCATCTCCGTCTTCGGCGACGACTACGCCACCCCCGACGGCACCTGCGTCCGCGACTACATCCACGTCGCCGACCTCGCCGACGCCCATCTGCTCGCCCTCGGCGCGGCAGCCCGCCCGTCTCCCACCACCACCCTCAACGGAGGCGCTGCGCGCCGCGGAGTCAATCCCGGCGAGCACCTGATCTGCAACCTCGGCAATGGGAACGGCTTCTCCGTCCGCGAGGTCATCGAGACGGTGCGCCAGGTCACCGGCCACCCCATCCCGGAGATCGCCGCCCCGCGCCGCGGCGGCGACCCGGCGGTCCTGGTGGCCTCCGCCGAGCGTGCCAAGGAGCGCCTGGGCTGGCGCCCGACCCGCGCCGACCTGGCCGGAATCGTCGCGGACGCATGGGAGTTCGCGCAGCGGAGGGAGAGTCAGTGA
- the galK gene encoding galactokinase: MTDEHGPGRVTAEFREVYGTEPGGVWAAPGRVNLIGEHTDYNDGFVMPLALPHTCLAAASPRTDGVLRLHSGDVPGGAVELRVEELSPVAGGAGGGDRGGWAAYPAGVVWALREAGLLTGGAGGADLHFESTVPTGAGLSSSAALEVVTATALNDLYGLGLTPPRIAQLCQRAENAFVGVPCGIMDQMASACCTEGHALFLDARDLTQRQVPFDLAAEGLRLLVVDTRVKHELGDGAYASRRAACEAAARTLGVRALRDVPFEGLDATLAELERLGCDAATRRRVRHVVTEDRRVEEVIQRLDAGDTRSIGPVLTAGHASCRDDFEISCAELDLVVETANAAGALGARMTGGGFGGSAIVLVEEADADAVSKAVTEAFGAAGHRAPRIFPAVPSAGARRL; encoded by the coding sequence GTGACGGACGAGCACGGCCCCGGGCGGGTCACGGCGGAGTTCCGCGAGGTCTACGGCACCGAGCCCGGCGGCGTCTGGGCGGCGCCGGGCCGGGTCAATCTGATCGGCGAGCACACCGACTACAACGACGGCTTCGTGATGCCGCTCGCCCTGCCCCACACCTGCCTGGCCGCCGCCTCGCCGCGCACCGACGGGGTGCTGCGGCTGCATTCGGGCGATGTGCCGGGCGGGGCCGTCGAGCTGCGGGTCGAGGAGCTTTCGCCGGTCGCGGGCGGCGCCGGTGGCGGCGACCGCGGCGGCTGGGCCGCCTATCCGGCCGGAGTGGTGTGGGCGCTGCGCGAGGCGGGGCTGCTGACGGGCGGGGCCGGTGGTGCGGATCTGCACTTCGAGTCCACCGTGCCCACCGGCGCCGGGCTGTCCTCGTCCGCCGCGCTGGAGGTGGTCACCGCCACCGCGCTCAACGATCTGTACGGGCTGGGGCTCACCCCGCCGCGCATCGCCCAGCTGTGCCAGCGCGCGGAGAACGCCTTCGTGGGCGTGCCCTGCGGGATCATGGACCAGATGGCGTCGGCGTGCTGCACCGAGGGGCACGCCCTCTTCCTCGACGCCCGTGATCTCACCCAGCGCCAGGTGCCGTTCGACCTGGCGGCCGAGGGGCTGCGGCTGCTGGTCGTGGACACCCGGGTCAAGCACGAGCTGGGCGACGGCGCGTACGCGAGCCGGCGCGCCGCGTGCGAGGCGGCCGCGCGGACGCTCGGGGTGCGGGCGCTGCGGGATGTGCCCTTCGAGGGGCTGGACGCGACGCTCGCCGAGCTGGAGCGGCTGGGCTGCGACGCGGCCACCCGGCGGCGGGTGCGCCATGTGGTGACCGAGGACCGCCGGGTGGAGGAGGTCATCCAGCGGCTCGACGCGGGGGACACCCGGTCCATCGGGCCGGTGCTGACCGCCGGGCACGCCTCCTGTCGCGACGACTTCGAGATCTCCTGCGCGGAGCTCGACCTGGTCGTGGAGACGGCCAACGCGGCGGGGGCGCTCGGGGCGCGGATGACCGGCGGCGGCTTCGGCGGCTCGGCCATCGTGCTGGTGGAGGAGGCGGACGCGGATGCGGTGAGCAAGGCGGTGACG